A genome region from Trichocoleus sp. includes the following:
- a CDS encoding DUF790 family protein, whose translation MLPTDLLLSRPNGEELTPKRLPLDKKHLEMAIDLMTVFQNAKDQTQGELDRQLQELEGESTDYRIKRGLAHLLRSDAFSKFEVISPLDPQTLRQRVFALSAQSAPLPQTAPITLGFLAEQLSQELGHEVLVDQIRSGLYADLDENKILTQFTPPEPEALLHRYNLSQVQGIFYKASQIRINAHRNDPGEYKLLFRYLKLFGLMTYIEGDADHGFTISIDGPTSLFKPSTRYGLDIAKLIPALLHVTKWSMTADLQIKDSYTKQSKTRRFTLNSECGLVSHYPPGKPYDSMLEMSFADRWDSLKTEWKLEREVDLIPIPGSVMIPDFRLVHPDGHIFLLEIVGYWRPEYLRKKFSQVRQSGRDDLILAISERLNLEKAGVKIADTPARMIWFKDKLSPKAVLEVLNRSVASC comes from the coding sequence ATGTTACCTACTGATTTATTACTCTCTCGCCCCAACGGAGAAGAACTGACGCCCAAGCGATTGCCGCTCGACAAAAAACACCTCGAAATGGCGATCGATCTGATGACGGTCTTTCAGAATGCGAAAGATCAAACTCAGGGAGAACTCGATCGACAGCTGCAAGAATTAGAAGGAGAAAGTACAGATTATCGAATTAAGCGCGGGTTAGCCCATCTATTAAGAAGTGATGCTTTTAGCAAGTTTGAAGTGATCAGCCCGTTAGATCCTCAAACCTTACGGCAGCGAGTTTTTGCACTGTCGGCGCAATCGGCTCCTCTCCCTCAAACCGCTCCAATCACATTAGGTTTTTTGGCTGAACAATTGAGTCAAGAATTGGGGCATGAAGTGTTGGTCGATCAAATTCGATCGGGGCTATATGCGGATTTAGATGAAAATAAAATTTTGACGCAGTTCACGCCACCCGAACCAGAAGCATTACTCCATCGCTATAACCTGTCTCAGGTGCAGGGCATCTTCTATAAAGCCAGCCAAATTCGGATTAATGCTCATCGCAATGATCCGGGAGAATATAAACTGCTGTTTCGCTATCTCAAACTGTTTGGCTTAATGACCTACATTGAGGGCGATGCCGATCATGGTTTCACGATTTCGATCGATGGTCCCACGAGTTTATTCAAACCCAGTACGCGTTATGGGTTGGATATTGCCAAACTCATTCCGGCACTCTTGCACGTCACCAAATGGAGCATGACGGCTGATTTGCAAATTAAAGATAGCTACACTAAACAATCCAAAACGCGTCGCTTTACGCTCAATTCAGAATGTGGTTTAGTTAGCCACTATCCCCCCGGCAAGCCTTATGACAGCATGTTAGAAATGTCGTTCGCCGATCGCTGGGATTCCCTGAAAACGGAGTGGAAACTGGAACGAGAAGTCGATTTAATTCCAATTCCCGGCAGCGTCATGATTCCTGATTTTCGGTTAGTGCATCCAGATGGTCACATTTTCCTGTTGGAAATTGTCGGTTATTGGCGACCGGAATATCTGCGAAAGAAATTCTCTCAGGTGCGGCAGTCTGGTCGAGATGATTTGATTCTGGCAATTTCAGAGCGATTGAATTTAGAAAAAGCAGGCGTGAAAATTGCCGATACTCCGGCGCGAA